The DNA region aaaaaaatattttgtctaacTTGATTTTTGTACAATGTTGAGTGTTGTTATTGCACACAGTACAACTGTTTTCAGTCTTTGCCTTTGTTGTACATTCCCCCCACCCCCACACCCTTAATCTGCTATGTTTTAAAGTTGGAAAACAAAGATTGATTTAAAAGTGAACAACGccctttttttttacagtacttGCCCAACCTCAATCATATTTAGTTGCATTGATTTAGACCATTAATTGATTTTGAGAATGACTACGATGTCTCAATTATGGAGTTGAAACATCGTTCCTTTTCAATATAATTTCTTATTGAATTATAATATTCTCAGTATTGTATTTCATCTTCACTGTTTAAAAGAAACTATTTTCACGAATTGAATAATTTCATAAAGATGCAATTGCATTAAAATTCTAGATACAAATTACTAATGAGTCTAGTAAAATATTGATGAAATTAAATTGATGTATAAAGACAATTATagatggttttttttattgttattgcaCGTATGATATCTAACATAAATTTTCCACTCTCCTCTATCTAcagtatttacatttttttaaattaaaaaacaaaataattattttaggaCTTTTCAATACGAATACGACCTCGGTtacatatttaggcctacaggcCCGTGTCAAAAGTCAAAATGCAATATCTAGTACAGTACACCACTAATGTATTACagtagtaattattattattataattattattattattatacaatatttaaattctAATTTGTCTGAATATGTGGTGGCCCACATCTAGAACttcaacattaacatttttcatGACTTGTTCCTCGATCATTGTTTTCAGTTTATTGGAATATCACTACTAGCAAATATAACCGCTCCAGAGCGAGTAAACCCAACGTTTTTGAAACGTAGTTTTAAAACCTTCCAAGTACAATATACGGTTTTTGTGTTTAGGACaaataaagaaatgtattttatgaaattaagaaaaggTATAAGGATTTCTAGTGGTGAGCGTGGGCTTTGCCAATTCTCACTGATTTCAtcacatttatctttttttaattaattttcaccGTTTATTGTTCTGTGCCtgtcaatttatatataaaaataaacatattcaaTGATTTAAGATAGCCACACTATCTCAACGAATCTATATATATCAATTTACGTAAGGCAAAATTTGGTATATCGCGCGGTACTTCTAgcatttttactcgatggtatataaagttggtttatACTTGcagtactgattttaaccacctaatgtaaccctgtttactaattaaatgtagttagataattagttattgaccaTTTAAACGAATTTAGGATCAAGGATCGTTGTATGTACTGTCTAATAAATGTTGATGCAGAAAAATTCCCCCACACAATACtgtaatacgaggatgcttcgcatttacctatctccttCTACAATGACATCTATACCTAAATGGGTGTTAAATACGCCCTTTTAATACCGCAGCCACAGCAAAACCTTGCATCTGGCAAAGGGAACATGGTTCCACAGTTGTAACAGAAAGGTGCAGGCGATCCTGTTGCCTCGTCAAAGGATGTCGACACACTCGGGCTAGAGTGTTCTTTCAGCACTTTACCATCATTTTGTTGTCCTCTTGGCGAGGTAGGAGGACGAGGGGATAATCCATTTTGCATAGTTGGTTGTAGTTTAGCGGGTGACATGCTTCTTGGGCTCCTTCCTCTTTGATTGAGGCCGCCATTTTGTACACCACTGAGATCTAATGTAGTTGTTCTATAAACAATATGAAAAATGCTAATAATTTCGATAATAAAACTGGAACCAATatcaataatacatatataaatgGAAGAATAATTGCACATGCAGACAAAAACtcttaaatacataaaaaaacaaaattccaCACAACTTTACAAAGTAAGGTTTCAGGTACATACAATATACTCAAGGAGGTAGGAGATATATGGAAAAATGTTCCTGTTGAATTGAGAACTGagacttatttattaataactaaGTCTCTGCTGAGTTTGTAATAATGTATAACGTTGTATGCAGGGCTTCAATAAAAACCAGTGGGCTACCCTGGGTAAAGAaacgtaataataatattattaagattTCAGTACCAGTATatcaaaatatcaatatttcctcctcataaaataataaaataatgataacacTAACGTTTCATGCATAGAAGCATCTCTTGCACCGCCAacactgattgattgatttctgCTCATACTACGAAGCTGACTTGCTTTTGTCGTTCGAAATGAGCCTTGGCTTCCATACCTGCTCCTATCATCTCCATTTTCTTGACCTTGGTTCATACCCCTGTTACCACTACCAACTGATGAATATGTTGGAGGATCATGAGAGGGGTATCGAGACTTGGGTGCTGATGTTTTGTAGCCATCACTACTGCTAGTATCAGCAAATCTGTAATTGTAAAAATAGTGCTGTGTTGACAGAGCCAGATGTGTGTCTCCAATACACAATCTTAACAACTATTCAAAAACAAAAGCTGTagtgtgacaaaaatgtgatctgatgatgtcatattactaccatatttgggcacactttatgtcaaactagttttatagtgtagacagagctttagatataaTGATTTTACAAACCTGACATGTTGATTCAATTTAGCACTTTTGGGTCTTAGTGTTTTTTTTCCAAACTTTTGACTTCCAGTGGAAGAGTAATTACTTGTTGGACGACTGGCAAATGAAccttaaacattaaaattaaataatgatagattaaatgttttataaaggGGAAAAAAGTAGAGAAATTAGCAATGTTATGTGTTAAGGGCTTACTTCGACCAAATCCAATGTTTGTTCGACTTCGTTCCTGCATTGCCCGAAAATGATCATCTTCAAAGTTGCGTCCTGAATAAGCTACACCCCCATTTGGCTTCCTCCTTACTACATTACTATCATACTATATAACAGAAATAATTGATGAACAGTTCATTATTTATGATTCCTTCAATATGAATAATACCATGTTCAAAATAAAAACTCAAGACTCTACTCAAGATGTTAATCACTTTcagaagaaaaataaatagaGAAGATGTTATTTTCTCCAGTATTTTACCTTTTAaggtatttttaaaaaatcaattcaaATAATGTTTCTTACAGATTTCCTTATTCCAGTTGAGCTATATCCTACGTCAGCAACAGCAGTTTTGTGGAGCGGTTTAACAGGCGCACCGAACGTCTTTGATCGTGTTGCGCAAAACGGAATGTGTCTTTCACCAGCCTTTCGATTAAACCGTCGACTACAATGAGGACATTGAATATAATctgaaaatatcaacaaataaaaactaTGACATTAGATTGATAAAACATTAAGTACACACTTAAATttatgaaattgttttttttatttagcaatGAACTTAATTGGCcaattttatttccaaataagGTGCCAAAtgtggtggttaacgtgctttcCAATCCAAAGGTccatggttcaatcctgacctagtgccagggttgtaactcatgactctttcaactccactccctaagcctcaaatgagacttagtttataatcacaatcaattataaaatagtttagcCACCCTGTAATTGAGTGAGTTATGGTGGATGcatatgaaattttaaaaatatataaacttttATATTAACAATCACACCGTTACTTATATATTTAAGAGTATCAACATCTCTAAATCTTACATGTCAACTTTCAGATAGGGTCATATTTAAAATCAACACGAACATAGCAACTTTAAGGACCTACATTCTACCAAATTCAGGAGGTCAACACGCACTCAATAAACTAAGAAGAGGGTCAACCTTTGTTTCATCTTaacaaaactaaatgtagcATCACTCAAGAATTAGCAGTACCTGGATTGATTGATGGTGGTGGAGGGGGTGGTAGTGGACCCCCGGTCTTCAACGCTTTACTAACTTGGCGGGCAGACCGAATTGAGTTGATAAAATCAAGATGTTGCTCTCTCCAATTGGTGATTTTCACTGGGTTGCTCtgtaatagaaaaataaatgatttatcaATGTACACAACAGtaggataaaaagaaaaaatattatgacATCTATAGGAATGCTTAGAGTGTTCCAAAAAGGAAATAGGTAGACTCCTAGGCTGTTAAATAAAGACTATGACCACATTGCTCCTACAGAGTAGATAATTAATTGGTTTACAAACTCTGGTCTTACCGTGACTACAATTGGTTGAGTTTTTTTAGCTTTAGTTAAAGGTACATCACTATCAATAGCTCTctgtttagcagaattaaacaCCTTTCTGCTCTTGGACTTATTTTCTACCTTTTTACATATTCTCTGATGCTTTTGCTgtaaagaaaacaataatattatttataaaggtTGACAGTGTACTTTCTTCTCCATGTGTAGATGGTTCACTGATTGGCTGGGAAATTGTGAACATAATTTTTATGCCAATAAGATGCCAATATGCTGATATAACCTTACCAATGTTTCAGGGTTAAATGTGCGTCCACAACAAGAGCATGCCTGAAGATCATTTGTGGTTGTACCCGAGAATGCtggaaataaaatgaaatgacaTTATTAAAAACATCTAGAGATCTAGACTGGttacttttataaaataattggattgtaaattgtaatatttaaattgGATTGAAGGGATGCTTAGTAAACTATGTTCTATGTATATGTGTAGACCCTAGCCTAAGCTATTTATATTCCAGTATTTGTTATGGTTGTTTTATATTGATCAGTAAATTAAGTAAGCCTATGCTTTAGTTAGTAGCCCATTCAATTGAGCTACTGTCTGGTCCAATCAAAAGCCTGCGCCTCACTAAGCACCTAGTTATAGCCTATAAGTTTGATGTTGGGAAGGTAAAACAGGTTAAGCTTTTGTCTTACCGTTATAATCCATGATTTAAGCCGTAATAACATACGGTTACATGTTGAAGACCAATGTAGGTTGAACTTCGATGTACTTCTACATTGTTGGCCTTTTTAGTAATACTTAATAGACTTGAACTTGAATCATTAATGCCTTTTTACAGCGACTGAAATATTGTGTGTATTGTTGCGGCGGTGGTGGTAGCAACAATTGTTTATTATCAGATACGCATGACTGATTTCCGATCACTGTATTCGATCGATCGTTTGTTGTGTATCGGTTAAGTGTTCGACTGGTAAGGGCCTTTAAATGTAATGTGACTTGATATAATAGATGGTTCCCACTACTTAGTAGGACaaaatgcaaggacgtaagcgcaatgcaAGTATGTAAGCGCAATGCAAGTAcataagcgcaacgcaagtaatttgaccaatcacaagcaatggattatccGGCCTATTTGTTATTGGTCAAAATCGCTTGCGTTGCTGTGTCTATACAGATAACCAAGCTTAACTTGGCATTTGGGAAGTGTATAGGTTACCCTGACCCACATGAATACCATTGTCAacatttattacaataaataacatttttaattataggcCAAGTAGAAATTAGAATGCTATGTAATACATGTTTGTGATCTATTTGAAGCATAATCTCACTTCCTTAGAATACCCGCTTTTGGGTTACACagtacttttaaaattaaaaactaataaaaaacaaaaatcaagtcaactgaataatattatgtaattcaATAAGACATAGGCCTACTACGTAATACAATTTGCATTATCTGTGCAGTAGTATTCCTTGACCTCTTAAAATTATACGATCTGTATAAGAGTAGAGGATGTTTGTATACACAATCGTATGCTTCCGTTAGCATTAGACCCATCAAAAGCGACCAATAATACTTCCGTGTTTACGTTACGTCATCAAACTTCCTTCTAAAACTGTGTTCTACTTAATTCATATGTCATTTTGGAAGAGTATCCTAAGATGAAGTATCCAATACGAATGTTTATTGTCGCtatattgtttatgtttttatcaACATTTGAAGTGTCATGTTCATCATCGCCGATTGTTCTAACAAAATATGGAAGAGTTAAGGGATTTCAGACGGATGAAGCCAACATGTTCTATGGTATCCCGTACGCCACTCCTCCAATTGGCTGGAGACGTTGGCGATCACCAGAAGAGCCTCATTCATGGGATCCTTTTATTTTTCCAGCTGTGTATCGGCCACCTGGGTGCCCTCAGACATGCGATGAACCACCGAATGCCTGTCCTGAAactgtaagtaggcctaccaattaCTAAACAAAATATGGAAGAGTTAGGAAAGACTCAGCAGATTTTCTCCGATGACTCGAACCTAAGCAGCCAACCAAGATGGAAATAgaccatggagaaatattaAGTTCACTGTAGTTCCTAAGACAGTGTAAAAAGATTCGTGGCTTACTCAGATATTGTAATGTCGGCCTAATAATACATAGTATTGAGTTAGTAGTAACTTTTTTAAAGAAGATTTTGTAATAATCTGCACAATATATGGGAACAACTTTAGGTTTCTCAGAATGAAACTCATGCCATTTTTCCAAATAAGTTTGCTGTAAGGCGTTCGTTTGCTGTTTCTATTTCAAAGTGttcagattttattttttttatttttccaattttacattatagaatataaaaaaaaatctattccGACCTGTTTCTCGGTAATTTGTATATCGCGAACAATATGGAGATCACCGCAAATTGTAAAAATTGAAACTGATCTTAAAAATGTCTTTTAATTGCAGTACCGTACCACTATCAGAGAACAAGAAATATATTGCAAAAGCTGTCACATTGACCAAGTTCATCGTAAACTTGTTAGGTCATGGGGTGGTCATTACGAAAACAACTACCGGATAACAATGGTTTATTTTGGTTACAAGTGAAACAAGGTCACAGGAAAActtaatcaattaaattcaaaCTAAATagacaattataaaatatgtgCCAAGAAAACGTCTTATTAAAATGTGCCAACGATTCCGGGTCTCAGTggtttaatttgatttaatcgAAAGTTACAATACCACCGGAAAGTTATACAAAATGAAACTAATAAATGCGTGCCAAGAAATCCACTACCGTACCTTTGAAGTACTTTGTAGATTTGGACAATTGACCGACACAGATTTGATATTATCAGAGTTTATCCATATTTGGAGTCCTGGATatacattttactttaaaaacctACTCACCCTCTGCCCTTTATAGATTGGTTGAACTACAGTAGCTGTATTCATCTTGTGTGGCTGATGACATCATCCTAAAAAGATACATTAATcattattgatttaatttgcATACGGTTTCATTAATTCAATATCTAATTTGAGGAAAATCTATAAATTAGAACTATTGCTTTCTTTAACAGTACGTTCATTAGATTTCTTGGGATCTGGGATTTAATCCCGTCAGATGTCCAGGATGTAATATGCGTACTTGATGTTAGGCTTTTTTTCTGTTAAACTTAAAGAAGTAATCCACGAAAGACAAAAtggttgttttttgttgttgtaattaatccagtttaatatttttattatgatcTTATATGAGTATTATATTTGATCTGATTAGAAACAAGCAATGCTTGGTCTtaaccaatttatttaaaaaaattgtaatggtGTGTCAATGCAGGCTGGGACGTCCCATCGAAAGCGACTGAGTTCGGTGTAGGAGTCTCACCGCCCTCGGATAGCATGTGTGATGTATGCGTTATTTGTTTGTCTGCTAAAATCCGGAATTGAATTATAAACAAGAATAacatctgtaggcctacacaaaaatatatgttttattattcCAGTTTTTCATCTTATTTACAGTTTGTTAGAAGATttggaaaacaaaattataataaaaacactttttttctgCTTTAGTTTAGTGAAGATTGCCTGTATTTGAACATATTTAGTCCACTTAACACAGACGCGACTTCTGGATTCCCCGTGATGGTGTTCATACACGGAGGAAGCTTTCTTGATGGTGGAATAGGTGCAAGGATTTATGACGGCAGATTCATAGCAAATATGACAGAAACCATTGTAGTGACAATTGCTTATCGCCTTGGTGAGTAACAATTAGAGTCTTGGCAGATTATATTGGACAATAAATCAAAGACGTTACGTAACATGTTTACTTTTACTTTTGGTGGAAATGCATATACAACATTGACATTGAGTAGAAGACGGACTGATCGAAACTTTTGAAAGTTTTAGAAAGTCTTGTCGCGACCCTTATGATAGAAACTGAAACATATTTCTGGTTTAATGATTACgaattgtactgtatttgtaaaATTGCAAACCTTCCTTATAACAAAACATTGTTTCTGTTTCTTACACAGGAGCACTCGGCTTCCTCGTCGTTCAAGGAGATGATCCAATAGAAGGAAACTTCGGGTTTCTGGATCAGCAATTTGCTTTGCAATTTGTACAAGAAAATATCAAGCAATTTGGTGGAGATCCAGATAGAGTATGTttgaaaataattgttgttatttttgtaaaatttcttttttgttgttgatgaaaGTTAAGCCCATTCTTGAACtaatattttcttatataaGACCTTGATAAAAAGGAAGAACCTAtttaaaagttataaaatatctaaaataaataagaaaaaattgCTACAGTATGTTGTTATTGGCATTTTAAATATCTGGTGGTATGACATTTGTAACCAACTCTATCGACTTTTAGTTCAtcatattgaaattaaaattataggCTTATTGCAATTACTGAATTTGTTAAAGTTAAATAAGGAAACAATATTTTAGAACGAACCTTTTATCGTTTTTCAGGTGACGTTGTTTGGTCAGAGTGCTGGTGGACAATCAGTCGGTCTTCATCTAATCTCCAATTCCAGTAGCCATCTCTTTGATCGTGCCATCGTCGAGAGTAATCCATTTACTCTTCCATACAGGAAACACACTGGTGCTCTCTTACTTGGAGACTTCTTAGCTTTGTACCTTAACTGTAGTCTGAGAGATATTGATTGTATGAGACGTTCTTCAGCAAACGATATCCTTCAAGCCCAAGATAAAGCTTCATTGAAGTTCATCGACCCAGTTCATTTGCTGCAACTAGTTGAAGCATGGGGTCCAACTATTGGAGGTGAACTGATTCCTATGCACCCAATAAAGGCATTCCAAAGTGGTCAGTTTCAGCATAAACCAGTACTAATAGGATCTTTGACCGAAGAAGGTAGAATATTTGTCTATGAAGCTTTCAGTAGTAGAGTGTCTTTCACTGAATATCTAGAATTAGTGCTTTCTATTTTCCGTGAAGATGCGTATCGTGTTTTGCTTAAATACCCACCGAACATACTAAAACTAGATCAACGCGATCTACTAAGTAAGCTTGTTACTGACTACATATTTACATGTTCGACGAGAAACATTACAAGAGGGATTGTAAGCCATGGAATGCCAAATATCTACAAGTACGTCTTCGATCACGCACTTTCTTTCAGGGAAGCTTGGGGAAAATTCACTTTCTGTCGAGGACACGTCTGCCACTCGTCCGAATTGCCATTTGTTTTCCATGACGCAACACTCGCAGGTTACAAATACACACACGCTGAATTAAAACTTGCTAATTCCATGGTGTATTATTGGGCAAATTTTGCTCATAATGCTAATCCAAATcaaaaagaagtaaacaaaacTAAAAAGTACCTGAAAAAGTGGCCGGAATTTTCAGCAAAAAGAAATTGGCCATTTATGCGTTTCAAAACACCATGGAGCGTTGTGAATAGAGATTTCCAAAATGTAATATGCGAGTTCTGGGACAAAATAGGTTATGAGGCAATTCACTTGCTTAGGTATTGATGTTATACAATCATAAAgcaatagattattattatttagcttACCGAATACAACATTTAACACAAATATTTTCCAGTACACTAGCCGATTATTAGTATATAGACAAATGCATATCAATTCAATTCTTTTTCAGAGACGGCGTGGCAATGACTTAATAACTGTTTATAagcaaatactgtacaataatcaCAATCCTACATCCCATAATGAGTAACTAAATGCACCAGTGTATTAAACCACGGAGAAAGTAAAGAAACCTCCTTTATGTATAAACCAAAATAACCATGAGTtgcatgtaaataaatattttttaagtaaTCCTTATGACCGTAATATGAGTCGTGTTTAATCGGGCCATAAATACCCGTTTTATGAAATGAATAACAACTTCTTCTGCACGCGCACATTTCAAACTATTATGGATTAAAACAACTATGAATGTTAACCAGCAGATTTCGCCAAATCtttaatatacttttattaTCGAGCTGGTCTATGATCTTACTTACAATCTTAGTCAAAGTCGCTGCTATGCCCACTCAAATCACCATGTTAGCTGTATTTGCTTTTCTTTTAACTTGCCTACTTTCTGAGGCTTACGCGAAAAGTGTAGGAAACGTCGCAGGGTCCGCTACCTGCAGTCAGAAATACACGGACCCCGTTTACACGAAGTATGGAACGTTACAAGGGATACTATCAAGTCGTGCAAGGGTGTTCTACGGGATTCCATATGCGATGCCACCGGTTGGGAAGAGGCGATGGAAGGCTCCAGCGGAACCTCATTCGGTCGCAAGCAACACTTTCTTGAGTATTACTCAGCCTCCAGGGTGCCCACAAGTTTGTGGAGATCCAGTAGGAACCTGTCCAGAAGTggtaaattattacattattacaggACTGTGCTAGATGtttccatttattttattgtaatctATTTAAGAAGTGTCTATAGGCTTCGGCTATAAtcgattaaattaatttttcttttggtaCATAAGCtagggacccctcatgaaacgtcataaaataaacatgaatatattattaatcatattatccataaggtgtgacgtaatTGAGCCAACTATACAATTCTCTCATGCCGTCTGTATAGTCGAGTGGATttatggactttacatgtcgatgtatgggattcgaatcccatgagcaaacttatttttactttatagtttaAAGGGTTatgtttagttatatttaggaagtatttctttcacataaggggtcccaacttatgtacgaaaaaaaaatcgcgaccCGGACGTGGCAGGTAAAACTACTTCTAGTTCAGACCTATGGAGTACGATCGAAACCATAaatccgtaggtctgaacatgCCTTTAAAACTTGTTCAATGTTCAACTGGAAACATTACAAGAGAGATTGAACCAAGGTATGCCACATATATTCATTCATACGATTTTATTTCTTTCGGAGATACGGGCGTTTTCATTCCCATGATGCAACACTCACATGCAATTTATTGTTTAGGTATTGATGTTATACAATTATCACAATAAATATATCATAGAGAACAATGTATTACAGCTTTTCGAATACAATTACAAGCTGAAACACACATTATCCAATACAGTTTTAGGTGACTCAAGTTTATTTATAGTTGTTTAAGATTCCTCACTCAAAATGATTTGTCCTGACGAAACTACTTTGGCTTCTACTTTCTGAGCTATTCCTGCTTATGTTGTCATTGTATTAACTACGGTACAGCACCTTATGTAATCACCCAGCTTGagttgtgaataaaatattcaatcaGGCCATCTGCTAAAAAAATACCAGTTCAATAGCTTTAATCAGCATGCGCGCACACACTGATCAGTAGGATGAATATAGCAGGAATTTTGACCAGCATATTTTACCGAACAACAATTAACACTGCACCGGTCTATTATGATCGATTATGTCTatggtaatatttaaaattgttattgaagTCATCACTGTCGTACATAAGTCATCATGTTAGCGGTTGTTGGTTTTCTTTTAACTTGCCTACTTTTCGATGCCCATGCGAAGAGTGTTAGAAACGTCACAGGGTCCGCTAAATGCAGTCATAAATATACGGACCCCGTTTACACGAAGTATGGTACGTTACAAGGGGTACTATCAAGTCGTGCGAGGGTGTTCTACGGTATTCCATATGCGATGCCACCGGTTGGGAAGAGGCGATGGAAGGCTCCAGCGGAACCTCATTCGATCGCAAGCAACACTTTCTTGAGTATTACTCAGCCTCCAGGGTGCCCACAAGTTTGTGACGATCCAATGGGAACCTGTCCAGAAGTGGTAAATTATTACATTCATTTACTTATATCAATGAACAGGCCTGTGCTAGATTTTCTATAcgtgttattttgtttatttacagaataataatatactattgTTAGGATTCCTAATAACCAAgtaagtattaaataaatacatattcgTATACAAACAGAAAAACAATGCAACAACTAAAACAAAATCAACtgtgtattattataaaattatttaatcaatCACAGGCCTCTGTATACAAACACTgatcaaaaataaattgtatatttatgCTGCACAAACAAGTTTCTTGCAAATCTAAATAAGTCAtagataaaacaatacaatatagatAATTCTtggtttaaaataattacaactatataggcctaataataataataagataagtCTCAATTGCTTACCAAAGATATGCCTGGATAACATGTGCAGCTATAGCTATACCCTATATCAATTACTACTGAACTAAAGCTTTAGGCTTCTAAGTAAGCCTTGGTACATCTACCACTTCTATAGCTAGGCCAGCTT from Antedon mediterranea chromosome 2, ecAntMedi1.1, whole genome shotgun sequence includes:
- the LOC140039321 gene encoding uncharacterized protein, with the translated sequence MKYPIRMFIVAILFMFLSTFEVSCSSSPIVLTKYGRVKGFQTDEANMFYGIPYATPPIGWRRWRSPEEPHSWDPFIFPAVYRPPGCPQTCDEPPNACPETFSEDCLYLNIFSPLNTDATSGFPVMVFIHGGSFLDGGIGARIYDGRFIANMTETIVVTIAYRLGALGFLVVQGDDPIEGNFGFLDQQFALQFVQENIKQFGGDPDRVTLFGQSAGGQSVGLHLISNSSSHLFDRAIVESNPFTLPYRKHTGALLLGDFLALYLNCSLRDIDCMRRSSANDILQAQDKASLKFIDPVHLLQLVEAWGPTIGGELIPMHPIKAFQSGQFQHKPVLIGSLTEEGRIFVYEAFSSRVSFTEYLELVLSIFREDAYRVLLKYPPNILKLDQRDLLSKLVTDYIFTCSTRNITRGIVSHGMPNIYKYVFDHALSFREAWGKFTFCRGHVCHSSELPFVFHDATLAGYKYTHAELKLANSMVYYWANFAHNANPNQKEVNKTKKYLKKWPEFSAKRNWPFMRFKTPWSVVNRDFQNVICEFWDKIGYEAIHLLRYWSMILLTILVKVAAMPTQITMLAVFAFLLTCLLSEAYAKSVGNVAGSATCSQKYTDPVYTKYGTLQGILSSRARVFYGIPYAMPPVGKRRWKAPAEPHSVASNTFLSITQPPGCPQVCGDPVGTCPEVYNEDCLYLNIFTPVDTNENSNLPVMIFVHGGNFDHGGAATPLYDGQHLANTTNTILVVMNYRVGALGFLVADGEEESLDGNFAILDQRLAFKYVQENIAAFGGNPKSVTLFGQSAGAQSIAIHMTSSGSASLFQRSIMQSNPFTLPYRDRVSSVEIGALLAESLGCGSGDITCLRSRSADEVLKAQLMVASMLDYDDLLQNFEYWGPVIDGAEIPMHPLEAYAQNSFQDKPMIMGTMSEDALPYVYTLMPEPVSATLSSTVIIALFGLIDGLKLTNTYSLGLLDDDSRDVLSDMFTDMIFACSTRYASTSAQQNGQSAIYLYEFAHAFSFEEAWGEDMSFCYGRVCHGGDLPFIFQNANYLGYEYTPEEQLLSDSMVYYWTNFAHTGDPNEIGELSTVKYNPIYTEWPLFNTDDELAQLRLDTPVNVQLTNYKTDECDLFDSIGYDNTYSLSIELFNEALGTGNTE
- the LOC140039729 gene encoding uncharacterized protein, encoding MDYNAFSGTTTNDLQACSCCGRTFNPETLQKHQRICKKVENKSKSRKVFNSAKQRAIDSDVPLTKAKKTQPIVVTSNPVKITNWREQHLDFINSIRSARQVSKALKTGGPLPPPPPPSINPDYIQCPHCSRRFNRKAGERHIPFCATRSKTFGAPVKPLHKTAVADVGYSSTGIRKSYDSNVVRRKPNGGVAYSGRNFEDDHFRAMQERSRTNIGFGRSSFASRPTSNYSSTGSQKFGKKTLRPKSAKLNQHVRFADTSSSDGYKTSAPKSRYPSHDPPTYSSVGSGNRGMNQGQENGDDRSRYGSQGSFRTTKASQLRSMSRNQSISVGGARDASMHETTTTLDLSGVQNGGLNQRGRSPRSMSPAKLQPTMQNGLSPRPPTSPRGQQNDGKVLKEHSSPSVSTSFDEATGSPAPFCYNCGTMFPLPDARFCCGCGIKRAYLTPI